DNA sequence from the Papio anubis isolate 15944 chromosome 7, Panubis1.0, whole genome shotgun sequence genome:
TGAGCAGCCACGCTTTCCATACTCCCCACCAGCAAAGCATCAGAAAAAGGCCCAGCCCAgtgctactttatttatttattttattattattgtgttttgagatggagtctctgttgcacaggctagagtgcagtggcgcgatctctgctcactgcaagcaccgcctcccaggtgttcacaacattctcctgcctcagcttcctgaatagctgggactatgtaGACACCtgccactaccacgcctggcttattttttgtatttttagtagagacgaggtttcactgtgtcagctaggatggtctcaatctcctgacctcatgatccgcctgccttggcctcccaaagtgctgggattataggcgtgtgccactgcgcctggcccttttttttttttttttttttttgtgagacagggtctcactctgttgcccaggctagagtgcagtggcgtgatcacggctcactgcagccttgaacctcacaggctcaagtgatcctcccacctcagcatcccgagtagctgggaccacaggtatgtatGACCAcagccagttaattttttttttttttttttttttttttttgagtcggagtctcgccctgtcacccaggctggagtgcaatggcatgatctcggctcactgcaacctgcaccttccaggttcaagtgattctcctgccttggcctcccgagtagctgggattgcaggcgtgtgcaaccacgcgcagctaatttttgtatttttagtagagacagtgtttcaccatgttggccaggctggtctcctgatctcaagtgatccacctgcctcagcctcccaaagtgctgggattacaggcacgaacctggcctttttaaattttttgtggagacagggcctccctctgttgcccaggttggtcttgaactcctgggctcaagtgattctcctgcctcagcctcccaaagtgctgggattacaggcaagagccacagcacccagcccagtgCTACTTCTGACTCTGTGAAGGCAGCAACCACATCCTCCCTTTCAGACCTCACATAACCAGAAGATTCCCCTTGTGAGTGGCGTAGTGTGGGCCCGTCAGCCTTCATGGAGGTCTGGCCTCACAGGCCAAGGGCTTCTGGCTCATAGGGCTCCCTGTGCTGTGGGGAAATGCCAAGGTGATGGTCAGGACACAGTGGCCAGTTGGAGAAGAGCCCCTTATGCTGACTCTTGGGGCCCACTACCACTTTGCTCCCTCTGGCCTCTTCTTCCCTTACAGCGGTTGGATTGCAGCCCTGTCTACACTGAAGAAAGGGTCCCTGGCCGTATCAGTCATCATGATGGTGGTGGCTGGCTTCTTCACCCTCTGTGCCGTGCTCTCAGTCTTCCTCCTGCAGCGGGTGAGTGGTGTGGGCAGGGCTGACAGCAAATGGGAGGAAGCAGGCAACTGTTTTCTGCCCTTGCCCCGAGATGTTCTTCACCACTGCAGTTGGGTCTCCTAGGCTCCCAAAGGTCCAGCACCTTTCTCCAGGGATCTGGGTGGGGGGTCAGGCAGTGCCGGGCTTCTGGTGACCCCTTTGGGAGTATGTCCTGGATGGCTGGGTTCCTGGTGGGCCCAAAGGGCAGGCTCCTCTCACCCCACCCCTCTTCGCCAGGTGCACTCCCTCTACCGCCGGACAGGGGCCAGCTTCCAGCAGGCCCAGGAGGAGTTTTCCCAGGGCATCTTCAGCAGCAGAACCTTCCACAGAGCTGCTTCATCTGCTGCCCAAGGAGCCTTCCAGGGGAATTagtcctcctctctcttctctccccctcAGCCTTTCTCTCGCCTGCCTTCTGAGCTGCACTTTCCATGGGTGCCTTATGTGGTGGTGGTTGTGCCCAGCACAGACCTGGCAGGGGTCTTGCTGtggctcttcctcctccctcagcgACCAGCTCTCCCTGGAAGGGGAGGGACAgggactttttttccccctctatgtacaaaaaaaacaaagctctctttccttctctagtGATGGTTTGATAGGATTCTTTTGTCTCTGGAAGCAGTGGGACTGAAGTTCTCTTCGtcctgtgcacacacagacacccccACACAGTTGGGATCACAGGCTGACCTGGGCCCACCCCAGCTGGAGTTTTCTGCCAGGGTCCTGGGCCTTGACTTCCCCACCCTGCAGGCCTGGCCTGAATCTGGCCGCTCAGACACAGCCCAGCCCTTCCTGCCCCGGCTGGGGATAAGCCTCTCACAGGCTCTGGTGGACAGATTTGTTCTCCAGGTCACTCCAGTGGTCTCCAGGCTTCCAGAGAAGGCTGGTTGCCTCAAGCTCTTGCCTGCCTCATAAATGGATCCAGAGAAAACTGGCTGCCTTCGGCTCTTCCCTGCCTCACATTCCTCATAAACGGATTCATAGCCCTTTAGCCCCCTGCACCCTCCTGCAGGGGACTGCACTTTGAGCCCTCTGAAGCCCTCCTTTGCTGAGCCTTACTCTCTTCAGACTCTGAATGTGCAATGCGGTTGGCTGGGGTTTGGGGACGGGAAGGGACCAAGGACACTGACCCCAAGCTGTCCTGCCCAGCATCTTCCAGGAGGGCGGGGTCTGCCTGTGCTGGTGTGGTTGGTTTGGCCCTGTTTACTGTGACTTCCCCTCCCCTGAGGGACGGCTGCCTTTGCCTCTGCCTCAGATGCCACCTGCCCCACCCATGCTCCCCATCAGCGGCATCCAGACTTTCAGGAAGGGCAGGGCCAGCCAGTCCAGAACCGCATCCTTCAGCAGGAACTGATGAGCCATCTCTTGGAGGGCCCCCTAATACCTGGTGGGGGGTGTCACTGTGATGGACAACTAGGAGTCCACCTTTAAAACCAGCACCCTGTTCCCCCAGGCTGCCAAGCCGGTGTGTGGACTGGGGGGGGGCCTTCCCACAAAACTAGCCTCCGGCTCTAGGCCCCAGGCAGCCGCAGGCCCCGAGCCACTGAATGATACTGGCAGCGGTTGGGGTTTTATAAACTCCTTTCTGGtattttttcccctctatgtACAAATGTATATGTTACGTCTCAATTTTgtgcttaaataaaaataaaaagacattttcagacaacaCTGGTCCACATGTCTGGTGGACTTGGGAGGACGGGGCAGCCCACAGGATTAGGGGCTGGGCGCTGCTGCTAGGATTGGAGAGCCGGCACAGTTCAGATGCAATAAATAGGTCCTCAAGGCCCTTCCTCAGAAAAGTGAAAAGCAGCTGGGAGGCCCGGGAAGCCAACGCGGCCTCTTCCAAAGAGGCCTTCTCGTTCCAGTACCTCTGCTTTCAGAGCTGCGGGTCCTGGGGAGGGGCCCTGGAGGTCTCCCGGACGCCGTCTCCCCCACACACGTCGGCTCCTCTGGAGCCCGCGTCCTCATGTGGGCGATCTCTAGACGCCTCTGCGCCCGCTGGGAGTCCCCGGAGACCGCGCCAGCAGTCCTCCGCTCACTTCTAGGCTCGCGGGGCCTCTGTGTCCCCACGTGGGCCCTGCAGGAAGTGGCGGGGCGCATGACCCGGCGAGgtgtggggacaggggaggggCGCCGGGAGCAGGGCGGAGCCGCGTCTCCGATGCGCGCTGCATTTCCGGCGGGCGGCGCTGGGGGCAGCGTGGAGCAGCCCCGTGCTCGGCCCGTCCCCCAACCCGCCGGAACCGCCGCCCGCAGCGAGGAAGCGCCTGCGCGGGCGCGGGCGGCCGGGATGGCGGGGCCCGGTTGGGGCCCCCCGCGCCTAGACGGCTTCATCCTCACCGAGCGCCTGGGCAGCGGCAGGTACGCCACGGTGTACAAGGCCTACGCCAAGGTGGGTGCCGGCCGGTGGCCCCGTGCCCGCCCGAGCTAGCCCGGCTGGTGCTGGCCGGGGAGACTCCGAGAGGTTAGCGACAGTGTGGGAACAGTTAGGGGCGGGAGGCCAGCTTCGCCCCAGCCAGACCCTCGGCGGAGGTTGGAGCCGACCGCCACGCTTAGGTCTTAAAGGGCGCACCTGCACCCACCTGCAGGGTCAGTGGCTGAACAGGCTCAAAACAGGTTACTTGGTGGGCTGGGAGGAGTCTGGGACTGGAGCCAGTTAGGAGGCAGAGTGGGCGGTTCTGGAACTCTGAGTGACATGCCTCTGCTGGGAGCACTCCAGAATGCAAAGAAATGGATCATCTAGCTGAGGGCTGGAGAAGACCAGGCTGAGGCTGGGTCGGGAAGCCAGGACTCCAGAATCAACATTCCTCACTGACCTCACAAGGGAAAGCTGGGAAGCCCGTTGCTGGTGTGCAGTAGGTAGACCCGGGGAGGGGGCGGAGTCGGGGGACCGAGGGAACCAGACAGAGCCTTTCCAGTCAGGCAAGGTCCTGGCCTCCTCAAGGCAGAGCCCCCAAATCTCCTGTCCCGCAGAAGGACACTCGTGAGGTGGTAGCCATAAAGTGTGTAGCCAAGAAAAGTCTGAACAAGGCATCGGTGGAGAACCTCCTGACGGAGATTGAGATCCTCAAGGGCATTCGACACCCCCACATTGTGCAGCTGAAAGACTTTCAGGTGCGAGCCTTGGGCGGGGCCGCTGCCAAAAGGGAGCTGGAGAAGGGACACTCTCTTCAGGCTGCCTCTCTACCTCTAAACACAGTGGGACAGTGACAATATCTACCTCATCATGGAGTTCTGCGCAGGGGGTGACCTGTCTCGCTTCATCCATACCCGCAGGATTCTGCCTGAGAAGGTGGCGCGTGTCTTCATGCAGCAGTTAGGTAAAGGACTGTGACCCCAGGTTGATGCTCCGTCCCTTGTTCTCTGCCCCCCGCCATCCCACCCCTCCGCCAGGCTTAGAGCCTTGGCACACATTGCAGCTGCCTCCTGCACAGTCTGAAATTTTAGGGTCCTGTTTATCTCATACACTCAACCCTTGCTCAGGGATGCTGTGGGACAGATGAGGGAGTAATCCCCCTCTGTGGGGTGTTGAGGCTTCCATACATAGAACATAATATAAGGACCTTGTAGAACATTCCAGAGTCCTGTAGGTAGGACTCAAGTGCTGTGCCAAGGAAAAGAGCAAGATTCTCTAGCACTGGGGCATCCAGAGAGGCGTCTGAGAGGCGGGGAGACTTGTGAaggggcagaggggaggagggTGGGCACTCGGGTGGGGTGGCAAACTCCTAGAAGTGGTGGGATCTTGGTGCTTATATGGAAAACATTAGACTAGCCAGGCAGGAACTGGGGCTGTGTAGGCTTGAGGAGGCAGATGTGAGCCGAGCAGACAAGAGGCAGGCGGGAATGGGCTCTGAACTGTCTCTTTGTGGGTCCCACTCCTCAGCTAGCGCCCTGCAGTTCCTGCATGAACGCAGTATCTCTCATCTGGATCTGAAGCCACAGAACATTCTGCTGAGCTCCTTGGAGAAGCCCCACCTAAAACTGGCAGGTCTGTGTCTGAAACAGCAGGGATGAGGTTTGGAGAGTGCAGaggcctccctctccctgggcTCACTCAGCAGCCCTAGTTCTCATGGAGCCCTCTATAGAGTCCTCAAAGCGTAACAGGCTGCGAAGTCTGGGGTTGGGCCCTGCCATCAAAAGGCAGAACCTTTCTCAGGCTACCCATGCTCAAGTCCAGCAGCATAATGGGTGGAGTTAGGGCTCAGTCTGTGGCCAGAGTTGGGACTCACTGTGTGTCCAGGTTTGGGGGTCAGTCTGGGAACAGTGCTGGGGTTCAGTGTGTGACCAGCATCAGGGATCACTCTGTGGTCAGGGACAGGACTTGGTCTGCCATCAGAATTGGGGCTCAAGTCTGTGACTCCATCTGTGGCCACATAGGAGAGTGTGTGGTGGAGGAGTAGGAGGTGGTGACCCTTGATAAGATTTGGACAAGAATTGACGCTGAAGGCCAGAGACTGTGGTAGAACCTAAGCCTGGGGGACAGTAAGAGGGTGGGGGCTTATCCATGTAGCTAGTGTGATCAGGTGGGCTTCCTAGGAAAAGGTGCCCAAGGGAGCTGTGCAGGATGGGTAGGTTTTACATCCCAGAGGCAGATATGAGAGGGTGTTCCAGGCTAATGATGAGCAGACGCTTGGAAATAGGGTTGATCGGGTCTGGAGGGTGGAGAGGAGCCTGGGGTGAGGCTTTACAAGCCAGGAGTGGAAGCAGCTAGAATTCAAACCTTGCTGCCTCACCTCTTGCCTGCAGACTTTGGTTTCGCACAGCACATGTCCCCATGGGATGAGAAGCACGTGCTCCGTGGCTCCCCACTCTACATGGCCCCTGAGATGGTGTGCCAGCGGCAGTATGACGCCCGCGTAGACCTCTGGTCCGTCGGGGTCATCCTGTATGGTGAGACCTCTTTTCCCTGCTTCTCACCCTGAGGCCTACAGTGTTTCCTCAGGCAAGGCCTCTCTGGGCCACTCCTGAAGGGTTCTGATGAAAACTCACTGCTGGCCCACGACCCCTGCTGAGGGGCTTCAGGCCAGGCTTGACCTATTCCCTCCCAGCCTCCGCTCTGCCTCCCTTCCACAGAAGCCCTCTTCGGGCAGCCCCCCTTTGCCTCCAGGTCGTTCTTGGAGCTGGAAGAGAAGATCCGTAGCAACCGGGTCATCGAGGTGGGTCTAGCAGGCCCTTAGCAACCATTGGGGGGCAGAGGGAGTCAGGGCCCTGAGGGTTTACACCTCGCTCTCACCTGCAGAGACTGGAGTGTGGGCTCCAGGCTGCCTTTGTAGTGGAGGGGCATGCTCTAGACTGGAAGTCGAGGTGCCGGGCTGTCCCAGGGACTTAAGTCAGCCCACAGCAGGCAGCACAGTGCCTATTTTGCAGGACCTTGTGGGGAGAAAGCCAAAGCAGAGCCAGACCCAGCCTTCCCAGGAACATAGTCCAGGGAGGGAAATAAGGACCCAGAAACACAATTCTAGCTCAGCTCAGGGCTCCAGCGAGGGTGCGCCAGGAGTCCAGGGATGGAGGCCTGGCTCCTCACTGGCTCCATCATCTTGACCCACCTGTTCCTCCTCAGTCTCAGGTTCCCCACCTGTCCAACGCATACCTCGGGTTCCTCGCCGACCCCTGGGCTAGAGGTTGAGGGGCTGGAGCCCAGTGTGATCTGTCCCTGCCATTCCCTTCCCTACAGCTCCCCCTGCGACCCCTGCTCTCCCGAGACTGCCGGGACCTACTGCAGCGGCTCCTGGAGCGGGACCCCAGCCGTCGCATCTCCTTCCAGGACTTCTTTGCGCACCCCTGGGTGGACCTGGAGCACATGCCCAGTAGGGAGAGTCTGGATCGAGCAGTGAGCAGGCGgatggggctggggtgggctgaGGGTGGGCTGAAGGTCTCGTTGACCCCTTTGGTGGTGAATAGGTGACTCGCCCAACAGAGACAGAGGGTGGGCTCAGGGGAGCTGATCTCCCATCTTGGTGAGCGTGGGAGGGTAGGGAGGTGGACCTGACCCCTGATCTGCCCATCCCCTAGACCACCCTGGTGGTGCAGGCTGTGAAGAAAGACCAGGAGGGGGATGCAGCAGCCGCCTTATCGCTCTACTGCAAGGCTCTGGACTTCTTCGTACCTGCCCTGCACTGTGAGTCCTAGGCCATGCCTGAAGCCCCTGGGTGCAGCAGGGATGGGAGTCGTCTGTGGCTGCAATAGGTGGATTCCAGTTCTCTATCCAGAGTGTTGTAGGCAATAAAGCAGAGCATAAACCTGGAATATTGTGTTTGGAGGGATTCCAGAGGGTTCGGTGTGGGGCAGGGGTTCTCCCAGACTCCTCATATGACCTCACTTTCTGCAGATGAGGC
Encoded proteins:
- the ULK3 gene encoding serine/threonine-protein kinase ULK3 isoform X1, which produces MAGPGWGPPRLDGFILTERLGSGRYATVYKAYAKKDTREVVAIKCVAKKSLNKASVENLLTEIEILKGIRHPHIVQLKDFQWDSDNIYLIMEFCAGGDLSRFIHTRRILPEKVARVFMQQLASALQFLHERSISHLDLKPQNILLSSLEKPHLKLADFGFAQHMSPWDEKHVLRGSPLYMAPEMVCQRQYDARVDLWSVGVILYEALFGQPPFASRSFLELEEKIRSNRVIELPLRPLLSRDCRDLLQRLLERDPSRRISFQDFFAHPWVDLEHMPSRESLDRATTLVVQAVKKDQEGDAAAALSLYCKALDFFVPALHYEADAQRKEAIKAKVGQYVARAEELKAIVSSSNQALLRQGTSARDLLREMARDKPRLLAALEVASAAMAKEEAAGGEQDALDLYQHSLGELLLLLAAEPPGRRRELLHTEVQNLMARAEYLKEQVKMRESRWEADTLDKEGLSESVRSSCTLQ
- the ULK3 gene encoding serine/threonine-protein kinase ULK3 isoform X2, whose product is MEFCAGGDLSRFIHTRRILPEKVARVFMQQLASALQFLHERSISHLDLKPQNILLSSLEKPHLKLADFGFAQHMSPWDEKHVLRGSPLYMAPEMVCQRQYDARVDLWSVGVILYEALFGQPPFASRSFLELEEKIRSNRVIELPLRPLLSRDCRDLLQRLLERDPSRRISFQDFFAHPWVDLEHMPSRESLDRATTLVVQAVKKDQEGDAAAALSLYCKALDFFVPALHYEADAQRKEAIKAKVGQYVARAEELKAIVSSSNQALLRQGTSARDLLREMARDKPRLLAALEVASAAMAKEEAAGGEQDALDLYQHSLGELLLLLAAEPPGRRRELLHTEVQNLMARAEYLKEQVKMRESRWEADTLDKEGLSESVRSSCTLQ
- the ULK3 gene encoding serine/threonine-protein kinase ULK3 isoform X3 → MQQLASALQFLHERSISHLDLKPQNILLSSLEKPHLKLADFGFAQHMSPWDEKHVLRGSPLYMAPEMVCQRQYDARVDLWSVGVILYEALFGQPPFASRSFLELEEKIRSNRVIELPLRPLLSRDCRDLLQRLLERDPSRRISFQDFFAHPWVDLEHMPSRESLDRATTLVVQAVKKDQEGDAAAALSLYCKALDFFVPALHYEADAQRKEAIKAKVGQYVARAEELKAIVSSSNQALLRQGTSARDLLREMARDKPRLLAALEVASAAMAKEEAAGGEQDALDLYQHSLGELLLLLAAEPPGRRRELLHTEVQNLMARAEYLKEQVKMRESRWEADTLDKEGLSESVRSSCTLQ